From Pongo pygmaeus isolate AG05252 chromosome 2, NHGRI_mPonPyg2-v2.0_pri, whole genome shotgun sequence, a single genomic window includes:
- the GORASP1 gene encoding Golgi reassembly-stacking protein 1 isoform X1, which produces MGLGVSAEQPAGGAEGFHLHGVQENSPAQQAGLEPYFDFIITIGHSRLNKENDTLKALLKANVEKPVKLEVFNMKTMRVREVEVVPSNMWGGQGLLGASVRFCSFRRASEQVWHVLDVEPSSPAALAGLRPYTDYVVGSDQILQESEDFFTLIESHEGKPLKLMVYNSKSDSCREVTVTPNAAWGGEGSLGCGIGYGYLHRIPTQPPSYHKQPPGTPPPSASPPGAPPPDAPPPDALPPGPTPEDSPSLETGSRQSDYMEALLQAPGSSMEDPLPGPGSPSHSAPDPDGLPHLMETPLQPPPPVQRVMDPGFLDVSGISLLDNSNASVWPSLPSSTELTTTAVSTSGPEDICSSSSSHERGGEATWSGSEFEVSFLDSPGAQAQADHLPQLTLPDSLTSAASPEDGLSAELLEAQAEEEPASTEGLDIGTEAEGLASQAQISTTE; this is translated from the exons ATGGGCCTGGGCGTCAGCGCTGAGCAGCCCGCAGGCGGCGCCGAGGGCTTCCACCTCCACGGG GTGCAGGAGAACTCCCCAGCCCAGCAGGCAGGCCTGGAGCCCTACTTTGACTTCATCATCACCATTGGGCACTCGAGGCTG AACAAGGAGAATGACACCCTGAAGGCACTACTGAAAGCCAATGTGGAGAAGCCCGTGAAGCTGGAGGTGTTCAATATGAAGACCATGAGGGTGCGCGAGGTGGAGGTGGTGCCCAGCAACATGTGGGGCGGCCAGGGCCTACTGGGTGCCAGCGTGCGCTTCTGCAGCTTCCGCAGGGCCAGTGAGCAGGTGTGGCATGTGCTG GATGTGGAACCATCTTCACCTGCTGCCCTTGCCGGCCTGCGCCCTTACACAGACTATGTGGTTGGTTCGGACCAGATTCTCCAGGAG TCCGAGGACTTCTTTACGCTCATCGAGTCTCATGAGGGGAAGCCCTTGAAGCTGATGGTGTATAACTCCAAGTCAGACTCCTGCCGGGAGGTGACTGTAACTCCCAACGCAGCCTGGGGTGGAGAGGGCAG TCTGGGATGTGGCATTGGCTATGGGTATCTACACCGGATCCCAACTCAGCCCCCCAGCTACCACAAGCAGCCACCTGGTACCCCACCACCTTCTGCTTCACCACCTGGTGCCCCACCACCTGATGCCCCACCACCTGATGCCCTACCACCTGGACCCACCCCCGAGGACTCTCCTTCCCTGGAGACAGGTTCCAGGCAGAGTGACTACATGGAG GCCCTGCTGCAGGCACCTGGCTCCTCCATGGAGGATCCCCTTCCTGGGCCTGGGAGTCCCAGCCACAGTGCTCCAGACCCTGATGGACTTCCCCATTTAATGGAGACTCCTCTTCAGCCCCCACCTCCAGTGCAGCGAGTTATGGACCCAG GTTTCCTGGACGTGTCGGGAATTTCCCTCTTGGACAACAGCAATGCCAGTGTGTGGCCCAGTCTGCCCTCTTCCACAGAACTGACCACCACAGCTGTCTCAACCTCAGGGCCAGAGGACATCTGCTCCAGCAGCAGTTCTCATGAGCGGGGTG GTGAGGCTACATGGTCTGGGTCAGAGTTTGAGGTCTCCTTCCTGGACAGCCCAGGTGCCCAAGCCCAGGCGGACCACCTGCCTCAGCTGACTCTTCCTGACAGTCTcacctctgcagcctcaccagaaGATGGGCTGTCCGCCGAGCTGCTTGAAGCTCAGGCTGAGGAGGAACCAGCAAGCACAGAGGGCCTAGATATTGGGACGGAGGCTGAGGGGCTGGCCAGCCAGGCCCAGATCTCTACTACAGAATAA
- the GORASP1 gene encoding Golgi reassembly-stacking protein 1 isoform X5: MGLGVSAEQPAGGAEGFHLHGVQENSPAQQAGLEPYFDFIITIGHSRLNKENDTLKALLKANVEKPVKLEVFNMKTMRVREVEVVPSNMWGGQGLLGASVRFCSFRRASEQVWHVLDVEPSSPAALAGLRPYTDYVVGSDQILQESEDFFTLIESHEGKPLKLMVYNSKSDSCREVTVTPNAAWGGEGSLGCGIGYGYLHRIPTQPPSYHKQPPGTPPPSASPPGAPPPDAPPPDALPPGPTPEDSPSLETGSRQSDYMEALLQAPGSSMEDPLPGPGSPSHSAPDPDGLPHLMETPLQPPPPVQRVMDPGFLDVSGISLLDNSNASVWPSLPSSTELTTTAVSTSGPEDICSSSSSHERGAF; this comes from the exons ATGGGCCTGGGCGTCAGCGCTGAGCAGCCCGCAGGCGGCGCCGAGGGCTTCCACCTCCACGGG GTGCAGGAGAACTCCCCAGCCCAGCAGGCAGGCCTGGAGCCCTACTTTGACTTCATCATCACCATTGGGCACTCGAGGCTG AACAAGGAGAATGACACCCTGAAGGCACTACTGAAAGCCAATGTGGAGAAGCCCGTGAAGCTGGAGGTGTTCAATATGAAGACCATGAGGGTGCGCGAGGTGGAGGTGGTGCCCAGCAACATGTGGGGCGGCCAGGGCCTACTGGGTGCCAGCGTGCGCTTCTGCAGCTTCCGCAGGGCCAGTGAGCAGGTGTGGCATGTGCTG GATGTGGAACCATCTTCACCTGCTGCCCTTGCCGGCCTGCGCCCTTACACAGACTATGTGGTTGGTTCGGACCAGATTCTCCAGGAG TCCGAGGACTTCTTTACGCTCATCGAGTCTCATGAGGGGAAGCCCTTGAAGCTGATGGTGTATAACTCCAAGTCAGACTCCTGCCGGGAGGTGACTGTAACTCCCAACGCAGCCTGGGGTGGAGAGGGCAG TCTGGGATGTGGCATTGGCTATGGGTATCTACACCGGATCCCAACTCAGCCCCCCAGCTACCACAAGCAGCCACCTGGTACCCCACCACCTTCTGCTTCACCACCTGGTGCCCCACCACCTGATGCCCCACCACCTGATGCCCTACCACCTGGACCCACCCCCGAGGACTCTCCTTCCCTGGAGACAGGTTCCAGGCAGAGTGACTACATGGAG GCCCTGCTGCAGGCACCTGGCTCCTCCATGGAGGATCCCCTTCCTGGGCCTGGGAGTCCCAGCCACAGTGCTCCAGACCCTGATGGACTTCCCCATTTAATGGAGACTCCTCTTCAGCCCCCACCTCCAGTGCAGCGAGTTATGGACCCAG GTTTCCTGGACGTGTCGGGAATTTCCCTCTTGGACAACAGCAATGCCAGTGTGTGGCCCAGTCTGCCCTCTTCCACAGAACTGACCACCACAGCTGTCTCAACCTCAGGGCCAGAGGACATCTGCTCCAGCAGCAGTTCTCATGAGCGGGGTG CTTTCTAG
- the GORASP1 gene encoding Golgi reassembly-stacking protein 1 isoform X2, whose amino-acid sequence MGLGVSAEQPAGGAEGFHLHGVQENSPAQQAGLEPYFDFIITIGHSRLNKENDTLKALLKANVEKPVKLEVFNMKTMRVREVEVVPSNMWGGQGLLGASVRFCSFRRASEQVWHVLDVEPSSPAALAGLRPYTDYVVGSDQILQESEDFFTLIESHEGKPLKLMVYNSKSDSCREPPSYHKQPPGTPPPSASPPGAPPPDAPPPDALPPGPTPEDSPSLETGSRQSDYMEALLQAPGSSMEDPLPGPGSPSHSAPDPDGLPHLMETPLQPPPPVQRVMDPGFLDVSGISLLDNSNASVWPSLPSSTELTTTAVSTSGPEDICSSSSSHERGGEATWSGSEFEVSFLDSPGAQAQADHLPQLTLPDSLTSAASPEDGLSAELLEAQAEEEPASTEGLDIGTEAEGLASQAQISTTE is encoded by the exons ATGGGCCTGGGCGTCAGCGCTGAGCAGCCCGCAGGCGGCGCCGAGGGCTTCCACCTCCACGGG GTGCAGGAGAACTCCCCAGCCCAGCAGGCAGGCCTGGAGCCCTACTTTGACTTCATCATCACCATTGGGCACTCGAGGCTG AACAAGGAGAATGACACCCTGAAGGCACTACTGAAAGCCAATGTGGAGAAGCCCGTGAAGCTGGAGGTGTTCAATATGAAGACCATGAGGGTGCGCGAGGTGGAGGTGGTGCCCAGCAACATGTGGGGCGGCCAGGGCCTACTGGGTGCCAGCGTGCGCTTCTGCAGCTTCCGCAGGGCCAGTGAGCAGGTGTGGCATGTGCTG GATGTGGAACCATCTTCACCTGCTGCCCTTGCCGGCCTGCGCCCTTACACAGACTATGTGGTTGGTTCGGACCAGATTCTCCAGGAG TCCGAGGACTTCTTTACGCTCATCGAGTCTCATGAGGGGAAGCCCTTGAAGCTGATGGTGTATAACTCCAAGTCAGACTCCTGCCGGGAG CCCCCCAGCTACCACAAGCAGCCACCTGGTACCCCACCACCTTCTGCTTCACCACCTGGTGCCCCACCACCTGATGCCCCACCACCTGATGCCCTACCACCTGGACCCACCCCCGAGGACTCTCCTTCCCTGGAGACAGGTTCCAGGCAGAGTGACTACATGGAG GCCCTGCTGCAGGCACCTGGCTCCTCCATGGAGGATCCCCTTCCTGGGCCTGGGAGTCCCAGCCACAGTGCTCCAGACCCTGATGGACTTCCCCATTTAATGGAGACTCCTCTTCAGCCCCCACCTCCAGTGCAGCGAGTTATGGACCCAG GTTTCCTGGACGTGTCGGGAATTTCCCTCTTGGACAACAGCAATGCCAGTGTGTGGCCCAGTCTGCCCTCTTCCACAGAACTGACCACCACAGCTGTCTCAACCTCAGGGCCAGAGGACATCTGCTCCAGCAGCAGTTCTCATGAGCGGGGTG GTGAGGCTACATGGTCTGGGTCAGAGTTTGAGGTCTCCTTCCTGGACAGCCCAGGTGCCCAAGCCCAGGCGGACCACCTGCCTCAGCTGACTCTTCCTGACAGTCTcacctctgcagcctcaccagaaGATGGGCTGTCCGCCGAGCTGCTTGAAGCTCAGGCTGAGGAGGAACCAGCAAGCACAGAGGGCCTAGATATTGGGACGGAGGCTGAGGGGCTGGCCAGCCAGGCCCAGATCTCTACTACAGAATAA
- the GORASP1 gene encoding Golgi reassembly-stacking protein 1 isoform X3, producing the protein MGLGVSAEQPAGGAEGFHLHGVQENSPAQQAGLEPYFDFIITIGHSRLNKENDTLKALLKANVEKPVKLEVFNMKTMRVREVEVVPSNMWGGQGLLGASVRFCSFRRASEQVWHVLDVEPSSPAALAGLRPYTDYVVGSDQILQEPPSYHKQPPGTPPPSASPPGAPPPDAPPPDALPPGPTPEDSPSLETGSRQSDYMEALLQAPGSSMEDPLPGPGSPSHSAPDPDGLPHLMETPLQPPPPVQRVMDPGFLDVSGISLLDNSNASVWPSLPSSTELTTTAVSTSGPEDICSSSSSHERGGEATWSGSEFEVSFLDSPGAQAQADHLPQLTLPDSLTSAASPEDGLSAELLEAQAEEEPASTEGLDIGTEAEGLASQAQISTTE; encoded by the exons ATGGGCCTGGGCGTCAGCGCTGAGCAGCCCGCAGGCGGCGCCGAGGGCTTCCACCTCCACGGG GTGCAGGAGAACTCCCCAGCCCAGCAGGCAGGCCTGGAGCCCTACTTTGACTTCATCATCACCATTGGGCACTCGAGGCTG AACAAGGAGAATGACACCCTGAAGGCACTACTGAAAGCCAATGTGGAGAAGCCCGTGAAGCTGGAGGTGTTCAATATGAAGACCATGAGGGTGCGCGAGGTGGAGGTGGTGCCCAGCAACATGTGGGGCGGCCAGGGCCTACTGGGTGCCAGCGTGCGCTTCTGCAGCTTCCGCAGGGCCAGTGAGCAGGTGTGGCATGTGCTG GATGTGGAACCATCTTCACCTGCTGCCCTTGCCGGCCTGCGCCCTTACACAGACTATGTGGTTGGTTCGGACCAGATTCTCCAGGAG CCCCCCAGCTACCACAAGCAGCCACCTGGTACCCCACCACCTTCTGCTTCACCACCTGGTGCCCCACCACCTGATGCCCCACCACCTGATGCCCTACCACCTGGACCCACCCCCGAGGACTCTCCTTCCCTGGAGACAGGTTCCAGGCAGAGTGACTACATGGAG GCCCTGCTGCAGGCACCTGGCTCCTCCATGGAGGATCCCCTTCCTGGGCCTGGGAGTCCCAGCCACAGTGCTCCAGACCCTGATGGACTTCCCCATTTAATGGAGACTCCTCTTCAGCCCCCACCTCCAGTGCAGCGAGTTATGGACCCAG GTTTCCTGGACGTGTCGGGAATTTCCCTCTTGGACAACAGCAATGCCAGTGTGTGGCCCAGTCTGCCCTCTTCCACAGAACTGACCACCACAGCTGTCTCAACCTCAGGGCCAGAGGACATCTGCTCCAGCAGCAGTTCTCATGAGCGGGGTG GTGAGGCTACATGGTCTGGGTCAGAGTTTGAGGTCTCCTTCCTGGACAGCCCAGGTGCCCAAGCCCAGGCGGACCACCTGCCTCAGCTGACTCTTCCTGACAGTCTcacctctgcagcctcaccagaaGATGGGCTGTCCGCCGAGCTGCTTGAAGCTCAGGCTGAGGAGGAACCAGCAAGCACAGAGGGCCTAGATATTGGGACGGAGGCTGAGGGGCTGGCCAGCCAGGCCCAGATCTCTACTACAGAATAA
- the GORASP1 gene encoding Golgi reassembly-stacking protein 1 isoform X6, giving the protein MGLGVSAEQPAGGAEGFHLHGDVEPSSPAALAGLRPYTDYVVGSDQILQESEDFFTLIESHEGKPLKLMVYNSKSDSCREVTVTPNAAWGGEGSLGCGIGYGYLHRIPTQPPSYHKQPPGTPPPSASPPGAPPPDAPPPDALPPGPTPEDSPSLETGSRQSDYMEALLQAPGSSMEDPLPGPGSPSHSAPDPDGLPHLMETPLQPPPPVQRVMDPGFLDVSGISLLDNSNASVWPSLPSSTELTTTAVSTSGPEDICSSSSSHERGGEATWSGSEFEVSFLDSPGAQAQADHLPQLTLPDSLTSAASPEDGLSAELLEAQAEEEPASTEGLDIGTEAEGLASQAQISTTE; this is encoded by the exons ATGGGCCTGGGCGTCAGCGCTGAGCAGCCCGCAGGCGGCGCCGAGGGCTTCCACCTCCACGGG GATGTGGAACCATCTTCACCTGCTGCCCTTGCCGGCCTGCGCCCTTACACAGACTATGTGGTTGGTTCGGACCAGATTCTCCAGGAG TCCGAGGACTTCTTTACGCTCATCGAGTCTCATGAGGGGAAGCCCTTGAAGCTGATGGTGTATAACTCCAAGTCAGACTCCTGCCGGGAGGTGACTGTAACTCCCAACGCAGCCTGGGGTGGAGAGGGCAG TCTGGGATGTGGCATTGGCTATGGGTATCTACACCGGATCCCAACTCAGCCCCCCAGCTACCACAAGCAGCCACCTGGTACCCCACCACCTTCTGCTTCACCACCTGGTGCCCCACCACCTGATGCCCCACCACCTGATGCCCTACCACCTGGACCCACCCCCGAGGACTCTCCTTCCCTGGAGACAGGTTCCAGGCAGAGTGACTACATGGAG GCCCTGCTGCAGGCACCTGGCTCCTCCATGGAGGATCCCCTTCCTGGGCCTGGGAGTCCCAGCCACAGTGCTCCAGACCCTGATGGACTTCCCCATTTAATGGAGACTCCTCTTCAGCCCCCACCTCCAGTGCAGCGAGTTATGGACCCAG GTTTCCTGGACGTGTCGGGAATTTCCCTCTTGGACAACAGCAATGCCAGTGTGTGGCCCAGTCTGCCCTCTTCCACAGAACTGACCACCACAGCTGTCTCAACCTCAGGGCCAGAGGACATCTGCTCCAGCAGCAGTTCTCATGAGCGGGGTG GTGAGGCTACATGGTCTGGGTCAGAGTTTGAGGTCTCCTTCCTGGACAGCCCAGGTGCCCAAGCCCAGGCGGACCACCTGCCTCAGCTGACTCTTCCTGACAGTCTcacctctgcagcctcaccagaaGATGGGCTGTCCGCCGAGCTGCTTGAAGCTCAGGCTGAGGAGGAACCAGCAAGCACAGAGGGCCTAGATATTGGGACGGAGGCTGAGGGGCTGGCCAGCCAGGCCCAGATCTCTACTACAGAATAA
- the GORASP1 gene encoding Golgi reassembly-stacking protein 1 isoform X7 yields MGLGVSAEQPAGGAEGFHLHGDVEPSSPAALAGLRPYTDYVVGSDQILQEPPSYHKQPPGTPPPSASPPGAPPPDAPPPDALPPGPTPEDSPSLETGSRQSDYMEALLQAPGSSMEDPLPGPGSPSHSAPDPDGLPHLMETPLQPPPPVQRVMDPGFLDVSGISLLDNSNASVWPSLPSSTELTTTAVSTSGPEDICSSSSSHERGGEATWSGSEFEVSFLDSPGAQAQADHLPQLTLPDSLTSAASPEDGLSAELLEAQAEEEPASTEGLDIGTEAEGLASQAQISTTE; encoded by the exons ATGGGCCTGGGCGTCAGCGCTGAGCAGCCCGCAGGCGGCGCCGAGGGCTTCCACCTCCACGGG GATGTGGAACCATCTTCACCTGCTGCCCTTGCCGGCCTGCGCCCTTACACAGACTATGTGGTTGGTTCGGACCAGATTCTCCAGGAG CCCCCCAGCTACCACAAGCAGCCACCTGGTACCCCACCACCTTCTGCTTCACCACCTGGTGCCCCACCACCTGATGCCCCACCACCTGATGCCCTACCACCTGGACCCACCCCCGAGGACTCTCCTTCCCTGGAGACAGGTTCCAGGCAGAGTGACTACATGGAG GCCCTGCTGCAGGCACCTGGCTCCTCCATGGAGGATCCCCTTCCTGGGCCTGGGAGTCCCAGCCACAGTGCTCCAGACCCTGATGGACTTCCCCATTTAATGGAGACTCCTCTTCAGCCCCCACCTCCAGTGCAGCGAGTTATGGACCCAG GTTTCCTGGACGTGTCGGGAATTTCCCTCTTGGACAACAGCAATGCCAGTGTGTGGCCCAGTCTGCCCTCTTCCACAGAACTGACCACCACAGCTGTCTCAACCTCAGGGCCAGAGGACATCTGCTCCAGCAGCAGTTCTCATGAGCGGGGTG GTGAGGCTACATGGTCTGGGTCAGAGTTTGAGGTCTCCTTCCTGGACAGCCCAGGTGCCCAAGCCCAGGCGGACCACCTGCCTCAGCTGACTCTTCCTGACAGTCTcacctctgcagcctcaccagaaGATGGGCTGTCCGCCGAGCTGCTTGAAGCTCAGGCTGAGGAGGAACCAGCAAGCACAGAGGGCCTAGATATTGGGACGGAGGCTGAGGGGCTGGCCAGCCAGGCCCAGATCTCTACTACAGAATAA
- the GORASP1 gene encoding Golgi reassembly-stacking protein 1 isoform X4: MKTMRVREVEVVPSNMWGGQGLLGASVRFCSFRRASEQVWHVLDVEPSSPAALAGLRPYTDYVVGSDQILQESEDFFTLIESHEGKPLKLMVYNSKSDSCREVTVTPNAAWGGEGSLGCGIGYGYLHRIPTQPPSYHKQPPGTPPPSASPPGAPPPDAPPPDALPPGPTPEDSPSLETGSRQSDYMEALLQAPGSSMEDPLPGPGSPSHSAPDPDGLPHLMETPLQPPPPVQRVMDPGFLDVSGISLLDNSNASVWPSLPSSTELTTTAVSTSGPEDICSSSSSHERGGEATWSGSEFEVSFLDSPGAQAQADHLPQLTLPDSLTSAASPEDGLSAELLEAQAEEEPASTEGLDIGTEAEGLASQAQISTTE; the protein is encoded by the exons ATGAAGACCATGAGGGTGCGCGAGGTGGAGGTGGTGCCCAGCAACATGTGGGGCGGCCAGGGCCTACTGGGTGCCAGCGTGCGCTTCTGCAGCTTCCGCAGGGCCAGTGAGCAGGTGTGGCATGTGCTG GATGTGGAACCATCTTCACCTGCTGCCCTTGCCGGCCTGCGCCCTTACACAGACTATGTGGTTGGTTCGGACCAGATTCTCCAGGAG TCCGAGGACTTCTTTACGCTCATCGAGTCTCATGAGGGGAAGCCCTTGAAGCTGATGGTGTATAACTCCAAGTCAGACTCCTGCCGGGAGGTGACTGTAACTCCCAACGCAGCCTGGGGTGGAGAGGGCAG TCTGGGATGTGGCATTGGCTATGGGTATCTACACCGGATCCCAACTCAGCCCCCCAGCTACCACAAGCAGCCACCTGGTACCCCACCACCTTCTGCTTCACCACCTGGTGCCCCACCACCTGATGCCCCACCACCTGATGCCCTACCACCTGGACCCACCCCCGAGGACTCTCCTTCCCTGGAGACAGGTTCCAGGCAGAGTGACTACATGGAG GCCCTGCTGCAGGCACCTGGCTCCTCCATGGAGGATCCCCTTCCTGGGCCTGGGAGTCCCAGCCACAGTGCTCCAGACCCTGATGGACTTCCCCATTTAATGGAGACTCCTCTTCAGCCCCCACCTCCAGTGCAGCGAGTTATGGACCCAG GTTTCCTGGACGTGTCGGGAATTTCCCTCTTGGACAACAGCAATGCCAGTGTGTGGCCCAGTCTGCCCTCTTCCACAGAACTGACCACCACAGCTGTCTCAACCTCAGGGCCAGAGGACATCTGCTCCAGCAGCAGTTCTCATGAGCGGGGTG GTGAGGCTACATGGTCTGGGTCAGAGTTTGAGGTCTCCTTCCTGGACAGCCCAGGTGCCCAAGCCCAGGCGGACCACCTGCCTCAGCTGACTCTTCCTGACAGTCTcacctctgcagcctcaccagaaGATGGGCTGTCCGCCGAGCTGCTTGAAGCTCAGGCTGAGGAGGAACCAGCAAGCACAGAGGGCCTAGATATTGGGACGGAGGCTGAGGGGCTGGCCAGCCAGGCCCAGATCTCTACTACAGAATAA